In Solenopsis invicta isolate M01_SB chromosome 1, UNIL_Sinv_3.0, whole genome shotgun sequence, one genomic interval encodes:
- the LOC105205067 gene encoding uncharacterized protein LOC105205067 isoform X1, whose product MGKLEWLRNHKEPYEEVKEYWDAATHEVRLAQLRREPGSVYDYIIEYNALQLTTGYKLLQADFKKLYPDYDTRMWSKWTEFARKVSLLLSLEDIYDLNIFLQLGYLFTPVPVPLINGKRWKLSTQKMIDGFILHVKIMNDLVPNIQRIRSRAQQLKTKKIQPLVVAVGPTLSLCKDFYVVIDKNYYRFDNIRTAVDTCFKCVHALHAEYFPQSEAIWYFLQFALYELRTQWDNIIPQVSKQLKSFSEK is encoded by the exons ATGGGAAAGCTTGAGTGGCTTCGTAATCATAAAGAACCATATGAAGAAGTAAAAGAATACTGGGACGCTGCTACTCACGAAGTAAGATTAGCACAGCTACGACGGGAACCAGGTAGCGTTTATGATTACATCATTGAATATAATGCTCTTCAATTGACAACTGGCTACAAATTA cttCAAGcagattttaagaaattatatccTGATTATGATACACGAATGTGGAGTAAATGGACAGAGTTTGCAAGAAAAGTATCACTACTATTGTCTCTAGAAG atatttatgatttaaatatCTTCTTACAATTAGGATATCTTTTTACTCCAGTTCCTGTACCTCTAATTAATGGAAAGAGATGGAAGCTTTCTACACAGAAAATGATAGATGGATTCATTCTTCATGTAAAg ATAATGAATGATTTGGTGCCCAATATCCAAAGAATTAGAAGCAGAGCTCAACAATTGaagactaaaaaaattcaaccgCTTGTTGTCGCTGTGGGACCTACTCTGTCACTGTGCAAAGATTTTTATGtagtaattgataaaaattactataGGTTTGATAACATTCGGACGGCAGTAGATACATGTTTTAAATGCGTGCATGCTTTGCATGCTgaatattttcctcaaagtgAGGCAATAtggtattttttacaatttgcatTGTACGAATTACGTACACAATGGGACAATATAATACCTCAAGTGagtaaacaattaaaatctttttctgaaaaataa
- the LOC105205067 gene encoding uncharacterized protein LOC105205067 isoform X3 codes for MGKLEWLRNHKEPYEEVKEYWDAATHEVRLAQLRREPGSVYDYIIEYNALQLTTGYKLLQADFKKLYPDYDTRMWSKWTEFARKVSLLLSLEVPVPLINGKRWKLSTQKMIDGFILHVKIMNDLVPNIQRIRSRAQQLKTKKIQPLVVAVGPTLSLCKDFYVVIDKNYYRFDNIRTAVDTCFKCVHALHAEYFPQSEAIWYFLQFALYELRTQWDNIIPQVSKQLKSFSEK; via the exons ATGGGAAAGCTTGAGTGGCTTCGTAATCATAAAGAACCATATGAAGAAGTAAAAGAATACTGGGACGCTGCTACTCACGAAGTAAGATTAGCACAGCTACGACGGGAACCAGGTAGCGTTTATGATTACATCATTGAATATAATGCTCTTCAATTGACAACTGGCTACAAATTA cttCAAGcagattttaagaaattatatccTGATTATGATACACGAATGTGGAGTAAATGGACAGAGTTTGCAAGAAAAGTATCACTACTATTGTCTCTAGAAG TTCCTGTACCTCTAATTAATGGAAAGAGATGGAAGCTTTCTACACAGAAAATGATAGATGGATTCATTCTTCATGTAAAg ATAATGAATGATTTGGTGCCCAATATCCAAAGAATTAGAAGCAGAGCTCAACAATTGaagactaaaaaaattcaaccgCTTGTTGTCGCTGTGGGACCTACTCTGTCACTGTGCAAAGATTTTTATGtagtaattgataaaaattactataGGTTTGATAACATTCGGACGGCAGTAGATACATGTTTTAAATGCGTGCATGCTTTGCATGCTgaatattttcctcaaagtgAGGCAATAtggtattttttacaatttgcatTGTACGAATTACGTACACAATGGGACAATATAATACCTCAAGTGagtaaacaattaaaatctttttctgaaaaataa
- the LOC105205067 gene encoding uncharacterized protein LOC105205067 isoform X2 codes for MGKLEWLRNHKEPYEEVKEYWDAATHEVRLAQLRREPGSVYDYIIEYNALQLTTGYKLLQADFKKLYPDYDTRMWSKWTEFARKVSLLLSLEGYLFTPVPVPLINGKRWKLSTQKMIDGFILHVKIMNDLVPNIQRIRSRAQQLKTKKIQPLVVAVGPTLSLCKDFYVVIDKNYYRFDNIRTAVDTCFKCVHALHAEYFPQSEAIWYFLQFALYELRTQWDNIIPQVSKQLKSFSEK; via the exons ATGGGAAAGCTTGAGTGGCTTCGTAATCATAAAGAACCATATGAAGAAGTAAAAGAATACTGGGACGCTGCTACTCACGAAGTAAGATTAGCACAGCTACGACGGGAACCAGGTAGCGTTTATGATTACATCATTGAATATAATGCTCTTCAATTGACAACTGGCTACAAATTA cttCAAGcagattttaagaaattatatccTGATTATGATACACGAATGTGGAGTAAATGGACAGAGTTTGCAAGAAAAGTATCACTACTATTGTCTCTAGAAG GATATCTTTTTACTCCAGTTCCTGTACCTCTAATTAATGGAAAGAGATGGAAGCTTTCTACACAGAAAATGATAGATGGATTCATTCTTCATGTAAAg ATAATGAATGATTTGGTGCCCAATATCCAAAGAATTAGAAGCAGAGCTCAACAATTGaagactaaaaaaattcaaccgCTTGTTGTCGCTGTGGGACCTACTCTGTCACTGTGCAAAGATTTTTATGtagtaattgataaaaattactataGGTTTGATAACATTCGGACGGCAGTAGATACATGTTTTAAATGCGTGCATGCTTTGCATGCTgaatattttcctcaaagtgAGGCAATAtggtattttttacaatttgcatTGTACGAATTACGTACACAATGGGACAATATAATACCTCAAGTGagtaaacaattaaaatctttttctgaaaaataa